A genome region from Brassica oleracea var. oleracea cultivar TO1000 chromosome C2, BOL, whole genome shotgun sequence includes the following:
- the LOC106319848 gene encoding probable RNA methyltransferase At5g51130, with amino-acid sequence MGQDKDDLKKKKRKKRSRSNEKSVELVVANEAKQIQQQEQEKVIANEDNQKLKQQQQANQNPNKKKKKNQESFPFGNYKNYYGYRISNDMDEDPRLKVLKKEWFQGKDCLDIGCNSGVMTIHIANKFGCRSILGVDIDSSRVGDAQWHLRNFVRKQNHAKPGEKKSSSVGGGAAGSQEQSISLSNGEIKTGNRETKDLFQIVSFQKENFVHTRNLDENRYDTILCLSVTKWIHLNWGDDGLITLFSKIWRLLNPGGIFVMEPQPWKSYEKNRRVSETTAMHHRTIVLRPEHFQEILLDKIGFRTVEDLTSSLSGVSKGFDRQILAFQK; translated from the exons ATGGGTCAGGACAAGGACGACCTGAAGAAGAAGAAAAGGAAGAAGAGGAGTAGAAGCAACGAGAAGAGTGTTGAGCTAGTAGTAGCTAATGAAGCGAAGCAGATTCAACAACAAGAACAAGAGAAAGTGATTGCTAATGAAGATAATCAGAAGCTGAAGCAGCAACAACAAGCGAACCAAAACCCAAACAAGAAGAAGAAGAAAAACCAAGAGTCGTTTCCATTCGGAAACTACAAAAACTACTATGGCTATCGA ATAAGCAATGATATGGATGAGGATCCACGGCTTAAAGTGTTGAAGAAAGAATGGTTTCAAGGCAAGGACTGTCTTGACATCGGCTGCAACAGCGGCGTCATGACTATCCATATTG CTAATAAGTTTGGTTGCCGGAGCATTCTTGGAGTTGATATTGATTCAA GTCGAGTTGGGGATGCTCAATGGCATCTTAGGAATTTTGTTAGGAAGCAGAATCACGCCAAGCCAGGTGAAAAGAAATCTAGTTCAGTGGGAGGGGGTGCAGCTGGTTCACAGGAGCAATCTATTTCTCTCTCTAATGGTGAGATCAAGACAGGCAACAGAGAAACTAAAGACCTGTTTCAGATTGTGTCGTTTCAGAAAGAGAATTTTGTTCATACCCGAAACCTTGACGAGAATCGTTATGATACAATTCTATG TTTGAGTGTGACAAAGTGGATTCATTTGAACTGGGGTGACGATGGTTTGATCACCTTATTTTCGAAAATCTGGCGCCTTCTTAATCCG GGTGGTATTTTTGTAATGGAACCTCAGCCTTGGAAATCTTATGAAAAGAATCGTCGTGTCTCAGAG ACAACTGCAATGCATCACCGAACCATTGTCTTACGTCCAGAACATTTCCAAGAGATACTTCTTGATAAG ATTGGGTTTAGAACAGTGGAAGATCTTACGTCAAGCTTGTCTGGCGTAAGCAAAGGATTTGATAGACAGATTCTTGCATTCCAGAAATGA
- the LOC106322943 gene encoding polyadenylate-binding protein 1-like has product MALQDEQEHEVYGGDIPEEDEGEMETDEYQEHAGEEGAAAAEDEEELEPGSASRDLEDMKKRLKEIEEEASALREMQAKAENDMAAAQDPSSAISAAEKEEVDLRSIYVGNVDYACTPEEVQQHFQSFGTVNRVTILTDKFGQPKGFAYVEFVEEEAVQNSLVLNESELHGRQIKVSAKRTNVPGMRQFRGRRPFRPMRGFMPGPPFYPPYAYGRVPRFRRPMRYRPY; this is encoded by the exons ATGGCGCTGCAAGATGAGCAAGAGCACGAAGTGTACGGTGGAGACATCCCAGAGGAGGACGAAGGCGAGATGGAGACTGACGAGTATCAAGAACACGCCGGAGAAGAAGGCGCCGCCGCTGCCGAAGACGAGGAGGAGCTTGAGCCAGGCTCTGCCTCTAGG GATTTAGAGGACATGAAGAAACGACTTAAGGAGATCGAGGAAGAAGCTAGTGCTTTGCGTGAGATGCAAGCCAAAGCTGAGAACGATATGGCTGCTGCTCAAG ATCCATCAAGTGCTATTAGTGCGGCTGAGAAGGAGGAAGTGGATTTGCGTTCAATATATGTTGGCAAT GTGGACTACGCATGTACTCCAGAGGAAGTCCAGCAGCATTTTCAATCCTTTGGGACAGTCAATAGGGTTACGATTCTGACAGATAAGTTTGGCCAACCCAAAGGTTTTGCCTACGTGGAGTTCGTGGAAGAAGAAGCCGTTCAGAATTCTCTTGTTTTGAACGAGTCAGAACTGCATGGTCGTCAGATAAAG GTATCTGCAAAGAGGACTAACGTCCCCGGAATGAGACAGTTCCGAGGAAGGCGCCCCTTTAGACCCATGAGGGGCTTCATGCCCGGACCTCCATTTTATCCTCCGTATGCTTATGG GAGAGTTCCCAGGTTCAGACGGCCAATGCGCTATAGACCATACTGA
- the LOC106323515 gene encoding uncharacterized protein LOC106323515, which translates to MSHVDPTPLSGSEEVGNEDRYVDMVNDAFRDNVSSDNYHQDGHSQLFLAARVLQTKADYNMSEKCVDSVCQMLNDYLPDGNMATDSHYETEKLMRNLGLPYFTIDVCINNCMIFWKEDERWEACQFCGAERWKPRDKRRRNKVPYSRMWYLPIADRLKRLYQSKKTAAAMRWHAEQQAKEGEMCHPSDVAEWKNF; encoded by the exons ATGAGTCATGTTGATCCGACACCTTTAAGTGGTAGTGAAGAAGTTGGTAATGAAGATAGATATGTTGATATGGTAAATGATGCATTTCGTGATAATGTGAGTTCTGATAATTATCACCAGGATG GTCACTCGCAGCTATTCTTAGCTGCTCGAGTCTTGCAAACTAAGGCAGATTATAATATGAGTGAAAAGTGTGTGGATTCGGTGTGCCAAATGCTGAATGACTATTTACCTGATGGAAACATGGCAACTGACTCACACTACGAGACAGAAAAGTTGATGCGCAATTTAGGCCTCCCATATTTTACAATTGATGTTTGTATCAACAATTGTATGATATTCTGGAAAGAAGATGAAAGGTGGGAAGCATGTCAGTTTTGTGGTGCAGAAAGATGGAAGCCTAGGGACAAACGCCGTAGAAACAAAGTACCATATAGCCGTATGTGGTATCTCCCTATAGCTGATAGGTTGAAGAGACTGTATCAGAGCAAGAAGACTGCAGCGGCAATGAGGTGGCATGCTGAGCAACAAGCAAAAGAGGGAGAAATGTGTCATCCATCTGATGTGGCGGAGTGGAAAAACTTTTAA
- the LOC106326135 gene encoding uncharacterized protein LOC106326135, translating to MRLKKSSTSTDVEHAHDLSNSMKGEKKRKKSTVHNANKDTEHSHKVKNVRASKKIAANHVAIDRLTSTIEDAYDEIIELRESIEEMTETMKKQQEILLTMAGTMKNLLVKETPKEKSTIKRECALARDYQPNNKHTILVKGYDPSMRRDMMSKRH from the exons ATGAGGCTCAAGAAAAGCTCCACATCGACCGAT GTTGAACATGCACATGACCTTAGCAATTCCATGAAAG GCGAAAAGAAGCGCAAGAAATCCACCGTTCATAACGCGAATAAGGACACCGAGCATTCGCACAAAG TGAAAAATGTTCGAGCTTCCAAGAAAATAGCTGCTAATCATGTCGCTATTGATAGACTGACTTCTACCATTGAAGATGCTTATGAT GAAATCATAGAGTTGAGAGAATCTATCGAAGAGATGACTGAAACTATGAAAAAACAACAGGAGATATTATTGACAATGGCTGGAACTATGAAGAACCTACTG GTGAAAGAAACCCCAAAAGAAAAGTCTACAATCAAAAGAGAGTGTGCTTTGGCACGGGATTATCAACCAAATAATAAGCATACCATTTTGGTTAAGGGATATGATCCGTCCATGCGTAGGGATATGATGTCGAAAAGGCATTGA